In a single window of the Pseudohongiella acticola genome:
- a CDS encoding alpha/beta hydrolase, which yields MLTNWLLLSCSTHRGDPGNDVDMPTSGYRVMDAQRFTPPDWPEALHATVFQPNGDGPHAAVLLSHGGGWRSFSPESIDGTAKYLAEHGFVVVNIEHRFAPEYRFPAQLHDVQQAMHWIHDNAERLAIDPDRIGAFGFSAGAHLLSLMALVAGQGGELDEEYGGVRTRPAAVVAGATPTDLRKWQEGLLVESFIGGTQAEMPDAYALASPVVHVHADAPPFFIFHGTWDKLVPTHHATDFNDALQSFDITTELYLQHLRGHYTSFIFRGSAVREGTQFLYRHLQMDGQ from the coding sequence ATGCTGACAAACTGGCTGTTGCTCTCCTGTTCCACGCACCGGGGTGATCCCGGTAACGATGTAGATATGCCGACCTCAGGTTATCGGGTCATGGATGCACAACGTTTTACTCCGCCGGACTGGCCTGAAGCCTTGCACGCCACTGTGTTTCAGCCCAACGGTGATGGACCCCATGCAGCAGTTTTGTTGTCGCATGGTGGCGGCTGGCGCAGCTTCTCTCCCGAGTCGATTGACGGTACTGCTAAATACCTGGCCGAACACGGATTCGTGGTCGTAAACATAGAGCATCGTTTTGCGCCTGAGTATCGATTTCCGGCGCAACTGCACGATGTCCAACAGGCCATGCACTGGATCCACGACAATGCCGAACGTCTGGCGATTGATCCGGATCGCATAGGTGCTTTTGGATTCTCTGCAGGCGCGCATTTGCTCAGCCTGATGGCGCTGGTGGCAGGTCAGGGCGGGGAGCTGGATGAAGAATATGGCGGTGTGCGCACCCGGCCGGCTGCGGTTGTGGCAGGCGCCACACCCACGGACCTGCGGAAATGGCAGGAAGGGTTGCTGGTCGAGTCTTTTATCGGTGGCACACAGGCAGAAATGCCGGATGCCTACGCCCTGGCCTCACCGGTCGTGCATGTGCACGCCGATGCGCCGCCTTTTTTTATTTTTCACGGCACCTGGGACAAACTGGTACCGACCCATCACGCCACCGATTTTAACGACGCCCTGCAGTCCTTCGATATCACAACAGAGCTCTATCTTCAGCATTTGCGGGGGCACTACACCAGTTTTATATTTCGTGGCAGCGCAGTGCGCGAGGGCACACAGTTCCTGTACCGGCATCTGCAAATGGACGGGCAGTAA
- a CDS encoding DUF885 domain-containing protein, whose protein sequence is MNKILFALSFLFTLAACGESATPPAAPDMSAAETPAAEETQTETERLNAWFDEKYEEQLNFSPIGMTFQGIKDRYGEIDDMSVEAENAQVEWMRQSVEEMQREFDYDALTQEAQTSWDIWTYQYEQAARAAEFQYNGLVFEQMNGAQGFLPTFLISFHNVADVSDYEAFVSRLSESGRALDQLIERAEESAERGVITPGFALEKVIDQSQNVITGAPFTDGDDSAIWAAAKTNLATLVDAGQLEQPDADALLERTETALTQDFGPAFERVVAWAESEMDKVPDVSTGLVSQPNGEAYYEFRLANQTTTDLTADEIHEIGLADVARLRGEMEAVKDSTGFDGTLQEFFVMLRETRDDERFYYPNNDEGRQAYIDDATAAIENIKAQLPNYFATLPQADLVVRRVEAFREQDGAPQHYYPGTPDGSRPGVYYAHLSDMNAMPKSEMEVIAYHEGLPGHHMQISIAQELEDMPRFRTQAGFTAYSEGWGLYSERLASEMPDTYEDPYSQFGRLTSEMWRAIRLVVDTGLHSKGWTEQEAIDYFAANSSVPLAAITTEVQRYIVMPAQATSYKIGMIKILELRETAREALGDDFDIREFHDTILLGGAMPLHLLERRVNQWIDEVQARS, encoded by the coding sequence ATGAACAAAATACTGTTCGCATTATCATTTTTATTCACGCTGGCGGCCTGCGGCGAATCCGCAACGCCACCAGCCGCCCCCGACATGAGTGCCGCGGAAACGCCTGCTGCGGAAGAGACCCAAACCGAAACCGAGCGCCTTAACGCCTGGTTTGACGAGAAATACGAAGAGCAGCTGAATTTTAGCCCCATTGGCATGACTTTCCAGGGCATCAAGGATCGCTACGGCGAAATTGACGACATGTCCGTTGAAGCCGAGAACGCCCAAGTGGAATGGATGCGTCAAAGCGTCGAGGAAATGCAGCGCGAATTTGACTACGATGCCCTGACACAGGAAGCGCAGACATCATGGGATATCTGGACCTATCAGTACGAACAGGCCGCCCGTGCCGCAGAGTTTCAGTACAACGGTCTGGTATTTGAACAGATGAATGGCGCGCAGGGCTTTCTGCCCACGTTCCTGATCAGCTTCCACAACGTGGCAGATGTGTCGGATTACGAAGCGTTTGTTTCCCGTCTGTCGGAATCAGGACGGGCACTGGATCAGCTGATTGAGCGCGCTGAAGAATCCGCCGAACGCGGCGTGATCACGCCCGGCTTTGCCCTGGAAAAGGTCATCGACCAATCCCAGAATGTGATTACCGGTGCACCGTTTACTGACGGCGACGACTCCGCCATCTGGGCGGCGGCCAAGACCAATCTGGCGACCCTGGTAGATGCCGGCCAGCTGGAGCAACCGGATGCGGATGCCCTGCTCGAGCGCACCGAGACAGCACTGACCCAGGATTTTGGTCCAGCGTTTGAGCGCGTCGTTGCCTGGGCCGAGTCGGAAATGGACAAGGTACCGGACGTATCAACCGGCCTGGTGTCTCAGCCCAATGGCGAGGCTTATTACGAGTTCCGCCTAGCCAACCAGACCACCACTGACCTGACCGCTGACGAGATCCATGAAATCGGCCTTGCCGACGTGGCACGGTTGCGCGGCGAGATGGAAGCGGTCAAGGACAGCACCGGCTTTGACGGCACCTTGCAGGAGTTTTTTGTCATGCTGCGCGAAACCCGCGATGACGAACGCTTCTATTACCCCAACAATGATGAAGGTCGTCAGGCCTATATCGATGATGCCACGGCAGCCATCGAGAACATCAAAGCGCAGCTGCCCAACTACTTTGCCACCCTGCCGCAGGCTGACCTGGTGGTACGTCGCGTGGAAGCCTTCCGTGAACAGGATGGCGCCCCACAGCATTATTACCCCGGCACGCCCGATGGCTCACGTCCTGGCGTGTACTACGCGCATTTGTCTGACATGAATGCCATGCCCAAATCGGAGATGGAAGTGATTGCCTATCACGAAGGTCTGCCTGGCCACCACATGCAGATTTCCATCGCGCAGGAACTGGAAGACATGCCACGCTTCCGCACTCAGGCCGGCTTTACCGCCTACTCAGAAGGCTGGGGTCTGTATTCCGAGCGTCTGGCCAGCGAGATGCCGGACACCTATGAAGATCCCTACTCGCAGTTTGGTCGTCTGACCTCGGAGATGTGGCGTGCCATCCGTCTGGTGGTTGATACCGGCCTGCATTCCAAAGGCTGGACCGAGCAGGAAGCTATCGATTATTTCGCGGCAAACTCTTCTGTGCCGTTGGCGGCCATCACCACCGAAGTGCAGCGCTACATCGTGATGCCGGCGCAGGCTACCTCGTACAAGATCGGCATGATCAAGATCCTGGAGCTGCGCGAAACTGCGCGTGAAGCACTGGGCGACGATTTTGATATCCGCGAGTTCCACGACACCATCCTGCTGGGTGGCGCCATGCCGCTGCATTTGCTGGAACGTCGGGTGAACCAGTGGATTGACGAGGTACAGGCGCGCTCCTGA
- a CDS encoding TorF family putative porin: protein MKRLTQLVAGLTLVSGAVVASTSASADVSYNIGYASEYYFRGVLQKNSSASAGIDFESEGFYAGSWAADVGDGLEVDGYFGYGIETDSGLTASIGYTGYFYTGEFDDTYQEVNFGLGYGMFSLGYSVGEWDGFGASQDYDFLDLTITGESGLYGTVGFWGDEFDGEYLEVGYGFSFADFDMGIAGIINSEELSDEVGSNGSPSTGEAIVFTIGKSW, encoded by the coding sequence ATGAAACGATTGACCCAACTCGTAGCAGGCCTGACACTGGTATCAGGTGCCGTAGTTGCTTCCACAAGCGCATCAGCAGACGTGTCTTACAACATCGGTTATGCCTCTGAGTACTACTTCCGTGGTGTTCTGCAGAAGAACTCTTCTGCCAGCGCCGGTATCGACTTCGAATCAGAAGGTTTCTACGCGGGCAGCTGGGCAGCTGACGTGGGTGACGGCCTGGAAGTAGATGGTTATTTCGGTTACGGCATTGAAACTGACTCTGGCCTGACTGCCAGCATCGGTTACACCGGCTACTTCTACACCGGCGAGTTTGATGACACTTACCAGGAAGTCAACTTTGGTCTGGGTTATGGCATGTTCAGCCTGGGCTACTCCGTTGGTGAGTGGGACGGTTTCGGTGCATCGCAGGATTACGACTTCCTGGACCTGACCATCACGGGTGAATCAGGTCTGTATGGCACAGTCGGTTTCTGGGGTGACGAGTTTGACGGCGAGTACCTGGAAGTAGGTTATGGTTTCAGCTTTGCCGACTTCGATATGGGCATCGCGGGCATCATCAACAGCGAAGAGCTGTCTGACGAAGTAGGCTCTAATGGCAGCCCAAGCACAGGCGAAGCCATTGTCTTCACCATCGGCAAATCCTGGTAA